A genomic region of Glycine max cultivar Williams 82 chromosome 15, Glycine_max_v4.0, whole genome shotgun sequence contains the following coding sequences:
- the LOC106796185 gene encoding ATP-dependent DNA helicase PIF1 has product MRLLSNVPQQPNNEELKQFSHWLLDIGDGKIGQYNDGFSEITIPNEFLIKNYDDPIHAIVEATYPSLIDNYSDTDYLQKRVVLASKKEIVDKINDYVLSLIPNHEKEYCSTYSIDKSDELLNPVFALLPPEFLYSLQTSGIPNHKLKLKVETPIMLLRNLDQNDGLCNGTRLIITILGSNVIEAEVITGPNSGNRTYIPKINMPPSESAWPFKLIRRQFPFIVSHAMTINKSQGQSFHHTGLYLPHPGFSHGQLYVAPSRVKNKDGLHILIHDNDGNPKNITTNFVYNEVFANL; this is encoded by the coding sequence ATGAGATTGCTATCAAATGTTCCCCAACAGCCCAACAATGAAGAACTCAAACAATTTTCACATTGGCTACTTGACATAGGAGATGGAAAAATTGGACAATATAATGACGGATTTTCAGAAATCACTATTCCAAATGAGTTTCTCATCAAAAATTATGATGATCCTATCCATGCTATTGTTGAAGCCACCTATCCCAGCTTGATAGATAACTACAGTGACACAGATTACTTGCAAAAAAGAGTTGTTCTTGCGtctaaaaaagaaattgttgaCAAAATAAATGATTATGTCCTATCACTTATACCCAATCACGAAAAAGAGTATTGCAGCACATATAGTATTGATAAATCAGATGAATTGCTCAATCCTGTTTTTGCATTATTGCCACCTGAATTCCTATATTCATTGCAAACATCAGGTATAcctaatcataaattaaaacttaaggTTGAAACTCCAATCATGCTATTACGAAATCTCGACCAGAATGATGGCCTGTGCAATGGAACTAGGCTCATTATCACCATACTCGGATCTAATGTGATTGAGGCTGAAGTAATTACTGGGCCGAATTCAGGAAATAGGACATACATACCCAAAATAAATATGCCTCCTTCTGAATCTGCATGGCCATTCAAACTTATAAGGAGGCAGTTTCCATTCATAGTTTCTCATGCTATGACTATAAACAAATCTCAGGGACAATCATTTCATCACACAGGACTGTATTTGCCACACCCAGGTTTTAGTCATGGCCAACTATATGTTGCACCCTCAAGGGTCAAAAACAAAGATGGACTTCATATTCTCATACATGACAATGATGgtaatccaaaaaatattacCACTAATTTTGTTTACAACGAAGTCTTTGCGAATTTATAA